The following are from one region of the Cetobacterium somerae genome:
- a CDS encoding RNA-binding S4 domain-containing protein: MRLDKFLKVSRIIKRRPVAKIVVDGGKAKLNGKVAKASTEVKVGMELELEYYNKYFKFKILEVPEGNVAKSKTSELVELLDSKGIVIDLDGEEDIF, translated from the coding sequence ATGAGATTAGATAAGTTTTTAAAAGTAAGTAGAATAATAAAAAGAAGACCAGTTGCTAAAATAGTAGTTGATGGTGGAAAAGCAAAATTAAATGGCAAGGTAGCAAAAGCAAGTACTGAAGTTAAAGTTGGAATGGAATTAGAGCTTGAGTATTATAATAAATATTTTAAATTTAAAATATTAGAGGTGCCAGAAGGAAATGTAGCTAAGAGCAAAACCTCAGAATTAGTAGAATTGTTAGATAGTAAAGGAATAGTTATTGATTTAGATGGTGAGGAGGATATATTTTAA
- a CDS encoding carbohydrate kinase produces MTNREKEILKWIEENPFISQSELAEKADIARSSVAVHISNLIKKGKIIGKGYIIQKKSFVSVIGGTNIDISAQSYSSLKDYDSNPGKVNTSFGGVGRNIADNLSRLNQDVELITVLGDDFNGEEIKRNCKSLGINISNSLVIPNSPTSTYISILDDNNDMKLAISAMDLYDNLSIDFIKSKKEILDESKLCIIDTNIPKETIKYIVDNFSIPLFLDCVSTTKALKIKDFIGKFHTIKPNQLEAETLSGINITNQNTLQECANFFIQKGVKQVFISLGEKGVFYSNGEISGHMKPFKTEVINTTGAGDAFMSGIAYSYLENLDIIESCKNGIACAAIAISSEKTISDDMSLENINRIKEENL; encoded by the coding sequence ATGACCAACAGAGAAAAAGAAATTTTAAAGTGGATTGAAGAAAATCCATTTATATCTCAATCTGAATTAGCAGAAAAAGCTGATATAGCTCGTTCATCTGTTGCAGTACATATTTCTAATCTAATAAAAAAAGGTAAAATAATTGGAAAAGGATACATTATACAAAAGAAATCTTTTGTTTCTGTTATTGGTGGAACTAATATCGATATTTCAGCTCAATCTTATTCATCTTTAAAAGACTATGATTCTAATCCAGGAAAAGTTAATACATCTTTTGGTGGAGTAGGAAGAAATATTGCGGATAACTTATCTAGACTTAATCAAGATGTTGAATTAATAACAGTATTAGGAGACGATTTCAACGGCGAAGAAATTAAAAGAAATTGTAAGTCTTTAGGAATAAATATATCTAATTCTTTAGTAATTCCTAATTCACCAACATCAACTTATATATCTATTTTAGATGATAACAATGATATGAAACTAGCCATTTCAGCTATGGACTTATATGATAACCTTTCTATTGATTTTATTAAATCTAAGAAAGAGATTTTAGATGAATCCAAATTATGTATAATTGATACTAATATTCCAAAAGAAACTATAAAATATATTGTTGATAATTTTTCAATTCCATTATTTTTAGATTGTGTTTCTACAACTAAAGCTTTAAAAATAAAAGATTTTATTGGAAAATTTCATACTATAAAACCTAATCAACTTGAAGCTGAAACTCTTTCAGGTATAAATATAACAAACCAAAATACATTACAAGAGTGTGCTAATTTCTTTATCCAAAAAGGTGTTAAACAAGTTTTTATATCACTCGGTGAAAAAGGAGTATTCTATTCTAATGGTGAAATATCTGGTCATATGAAACCATTTAAAACAGAAGTTATAAATACTACCGGTGCTGGTGATGCCTTTATGTCAGGGATTGCATATAGTTATTTAGAAAATTTAGATATTATTGAAAGTTGTAAAAATGGTATTGCATGTGCTGCAATCGCTATTTCAAGTGAAAAAACAATAAGTGATGATATGTCTTTAGAAAATATCAATAGAATCAAGGAGGAAAATTTATGA
- a CDS encoding DUF1576 domain-containing protein, protein MDNFKGNRSKKIWLLTEVVAGILFAMFVYFVLRGKENVLGGFIRILTSPTVLITDFLVIGGMGATFLNAFLIFIFNYTLMRLLGTPLNGIAIASFFTVFGFSFFGKNILNILPFYVGGILYSKYEHIDFKDILVTISFTSALAPFISEVAFNIHVLSEYAYINAIVLGILIGFIVTPLAKKMAGFHEGFNLYNLGFTGGILGAVIASVLKLYQFVVVPQRIISTEHDLQLKVISSGVFLSLIFIGYYINNKSFSGYKTLLKDTGLKSDFVIKYGYGLTFINMGIMGFVAMLYPILLGQTLNGPLLAGILTIVGFSAYGKTILNITPILFGVFLGKFGSTTDGFTIALSGLFGTSLAPIAGVYGPIWGIVAGMLHIAVVQSIGVIHGGLNLYNNGFSAGIIAGFLLPIINTTKESVNKRRAKYLQRQKALHDLIRKTEDNLSDKS, encoded by the coding sequence TTGGATAATTTTAAAGGGAATAGAAGTAAGAAAATTTGGCTTCTAACAGAAGTAGTTGCTGGAATACTTTTTGCCATGTTTGTTTATTTCGTTTTGAGAGGAAAAGAAAATGTATTAGGAGGATTCATTAGAATTCTGACATCTCCAACAGTATTGATAACTGATTTTTTGGTTATTGGAGGAATGGGAGCTACATTTTTAAATGCTTTTTTAATTTTTATATTTAACTATACTTTAATGCGACTATTAGGAACTCCGTTAAATGGTATAGCTATAGCATCATTTTTTACGGTATTTGGATTTTCCTTTTTTGGAAAAAATATATTAAATATTCTTCCTTTTTATGTTGGAGGAATTCTTTATTCAAAATATGAGCATATCGATTTCAAGGATATTTTGGTAACTATATCTTTTACAAGTGCATTAGCACCATTTATTAGTGAAGTTGCTTTTAATATTCATGTGCTGAGTGAGTACGCATATATAAATGCGATTGTTTTAGGAATTTTAATAGGTTTTATAGTAACGCCTTTAGCTAAAAAAATGGCAGGCTTCCACGAAGGATTTAATCTTTATAATTTAGGATTTACTGGTGGGATACTGGGAGCTGTAATAGCTTCGGTTTTAAAACTTTACCAATTTGTAGTTGTTCCTCAAAGAATAATTTCAACTGAACATGATTTACAATTAAAGGTTATATCTAGTGGAGTATTTTTATCATTAATATTTATAGGTTACTATATAAATAATAAAAGTTTTTCAGGATATAAAACATTATTGAAAGATACAGGTTTAAAAAGTGATTTTGTTATAAAGTATGGATATGGACTTACATTTATAAATATGGGAATTATGGGATTTGTTGCGATGCTTTATCCAATCTTACTAGGCCAAACTTTAAATGGGCCATTATTAGCTGGAATATTAACAATAGTGGGATTTTCGGCTTATGGAAAAACTATTTTAAATATAACTCCTATATTATTTGGAGTGTTTTTAGGAAAGTTTGGAAGTACTACAGATGGATTTACAATAGCTTTATCTGGACTATTTGGAACATCATTAGCTCCTATAGCAGGTGTTTATGGGCCTATATGGGGTATTGTTGCAGGAATGCTACATATTGCCGTAGTTCAAAGTATTGGAGTAATTCATGGAGGACTTAATCTTTATAATAATGGGTTTTCAGCAGGAATCATAGCAGGGTTTTTATTACCAATAATAAATACAACTAAAGAAAGTGTAAATAAAAGGAGAGCTAAATATCTTCAAAGACAAAAAGCGTTACATGATCTAATAAGAAAAACAGAGGATAATCTAAGTGATAAATCATAA
- a CDS encoding pseudouridine-5'-phosphate glycosidase — MNLAKYLEISKEVKEALENNKPVVALESTIISHGMPYPQNVETALKVEEIVRENGAVPATIAILNGKLKVGLSKEEVDYLGKKGLEVTKASRRDIPAILASEDDGATTVASTMIIAALAGIKVFATGGIGGVHRGAETTMDISADLEELAMTDVAVVCAGAKSILDIGLTLEFLETKGVPVLGYQTKELPAFYTRKSGFKVDYKMDTPEQIAKTLKAKWDVNLKGGVVIANPIPEEFAMDFDTITNAINNAVAEAEEKGIKGKDSTPFLLAKVKDITKGKSLESNIQLVFNNAKLASEIAKNYCEL, encoded by the coding sequence ATGAATTTAGCAAAATATTTAGAAATTTCAAAAGAAGTTAAGGAAGCATTAGAAAATAACAAACCAGTTGTTGCTCTTGAGTCAACTATAATATCTCACGGTATGCCTTATCCACAAAATGTTGAGACAGCTTTAAAAGTTGAAGAAATTGTTAGAGAAAATGGAGCTGTACCAGCTACTATCGCTATTTTAAACGGAAAACTTAAAGTTGGTTTAAGCAAAGAAGAGGTTGATTACTTAGGTAAAAAAGGATTAGAAGTTACTAAAGCTAGTAGAAGAGATATTCCTGCTATATTAGCTTCTGAAGACGACGGTGCTACTACTGTTGCATCTACTATGATTATTGCTGCCCTTGCAGGAATTAAAGTATTTGCTACTGGTGGTATTGGTGGAGTTCATAGAGGAGCTGAAACAACTATGGATATATCTGCTGACTTAGAAGAATTAGCTATGACTGATGTGGCTGTTGTTTGTGCTGGAGCTAAGTCAATTCTTGATATCGGTTTAACACTTGAGTTCTTAGAAACAAAAGGTGTTCCTGTTCTTGGGTACCAAACAAAAGAATTACCTGCTTTCTATACTAGAAAAAGCGGATTTAAAGTAGATTATAAAATGGATACACCTGAGCAAATTGCTAAAACTTTAAAAGCTAAATGGGATGTTAACTTAAAAGGAGGAGTTGTTATTGCTAATCCAATTCCTGAAGAGTTTGCTATGGACTTCGATACAATCACTAACGCTATAAATAATGCTGTTGCTGAAGCTGAAGAAAAAGGTATCAAAGGAAAAGATAGTACTCCATTCTTACTTGCTAAAGTTAAAGATATTACAAAAGGAAAAAGCTTAGAATCAAATATTCAATTAGTTTTCAACAATGCTAAACTAGCTTCTGAAATAGCTAAAAATTATTGCGAATTATAA
- the mazG gene encoding nucleoside triphosphate pyrophosphohydrolase, with product MKKFDELVEIIKKLREPNGCPWDREQTLESLKPHLLEETYEVLEAMDEGGEKLKGELGDLLLQVVFQSNICEEKGEFKIDDVISSISEKMIRRHPHVFGEEKNIRTSDEVLVNWEKIKKDEKEHAERTSVLDGVPKGMPALLRAEKLQKKASKVGFDWSEIHGVIDKVEEEIDELRDEVMVGDEKKAIEELGDLFFALVNLSRHLGVNPELCLNEASNKFERRFRYVEENCNLEEATLEEMDRVWEEAKK from the coding sequence ATGAAAAAGTTTGATGAATTAGTAGAGATTATAAAAAAACTAAGAGAGCCTAATGGGTGTCCTTGGGATAGAGAGCAAACTTTGGAAAGTTTAAAACCTCACTTATTAGAAGAAACATATGAAGTTTTAGAAGCTATGGATGAGGGGGGAGAGAAATTAAAAGGAGAATTGGGAGACCTATTACTTCAAGTAGTTTTTCAATCTAATATATGTGAAGAAAAAGGTGAGTTTAAAATAGATGATGTAATTAGTAGTATTTCAGAAAAAATGATTAGAAGACATCCTCATGTTTTTGGAGAAGAAAAAAATATAAGAACTTCTGATGAAGTTTTGGTAAATTGGGAAAAAATAAAAAAAGATGAAAAAGAGCATGCAGAAAGGACCTCTGTTTTAGATGGAGTTCCAAAGGGGATGCCAGCACTTTTAAGAGCTGAAAAACTTCAAAAAAAAGCATCTAAGGTAGGGTTTGACTGGTCTGAAATTCATGGAGTTATAGATAAAGTAGAAGAAGAGATAGATGAATTGAGAGATGAAGTTATGGTTGGAGATGAGAAAAAAGCTATAGAGGAACTAGGAGATTTATTCTTTGCTTTAGTTAATTTATCTAGGCATTTAGGGGTAAATCCTGAGCTTTGTTTAAATGAGGCATCCAATAAATTTGAGAGACGTTTTAGATATGTTGAAGAGAATTGTAACTTAGAAGAAGCAACTCTTGAGGAGATGGATAGAGTTTGGGAAGAAGCTAAAAAATAA
- the ispE gene encoding 4-(cytidine 5'-diphospho)-2-C-methyl-D-erythritol kinase, with product MKIFNLQSNAKINIGLNVVGVLENGYHLLDMTMIPIDLCDNLTIKVEDKNGDLKIKTNKKDIPTDSSNILYKIYKKFYEKSKLTSLQMEIFLEKKIPHQAGLGGGSSNGAIFLNFLNKIHDDILSFEELVELGKSIGADIPFFILNKPSRVQGIGEKLEEIENNLKASLVVIKPSFGVSTVEAYKQMKNIENPKKSNIDNIIKGLIENNILLVEKNIENNLEEALLKSDKNLIEFRKRLAEVEELKFFMSGSGSAFYAFLIEDIDEKISKLRHRFNDCEIFLCNFK from the coding sequence ATGAAAATATTTAATCTTCAATCAAATGCTAAAATAAATATTGGCTTAAATGTAGTTGGTGTCTTAGAAAATGGGTATCATCTTTTAGATATGACTATGATACCAATTGATTTATGTGATAATTTGACAATAAAAGTTGAAGATAAAAATGGAGATTTAAAAATAAAAACAAATAAAAAGGATATTCCAACAGATTCAAGTAATATTCTTTATAAAATATATAAAAAGTTTTATGAAAAATCAAAATTGACTTCTTTACAGATGGAGATTTTTTTAGAAAAAAAGATTCCTCACCAAGCTGGATTAGGTGGTGGAAGTTCTAATGGAGCCATATTTTTAAATTTTTTAAATAAAATTCATGATGATATTTTATCTTTTGAAGAATTGGTAGAGTTAGGGAAAAGTATTGGAGCAGATATTCCCTTTTTTATATTAAATAAGCCTTCAAGAGTTCAAGGAATAGGTGAAAAATTAGAAGAGATTGAAAACAATTTGAAAGCTTCTTTAGTTGTAATTAAGCCATCATTTGGAGTATCTACAGTTGAAGCTTATAAACAAATGAAAAATATAGAAAATCCAAAAAAATCAAACATTGATAATATAATAAAAGGTTTGATAGAGAATAACATATTATTAGTTGAAAAAAACATTGAAAATAATTTAGAAGAAGCACTGTTGAAATCAGATAAAAATTTGATTGAGTTTAGAAAAAGATTAGCAGAAGTAGAAGAGTTAAAGTTTTTTATGTCAGGAAGTGGAAGTGCATTTTATGCATTTTTAATAGAGGATATTGATGAAAAAATTAGTAAACTAAGACACAGATTTAACGATTGCGAGATTTTTCTTTGCAATTTTAAATAA
- the spoVG gene encoding septation regulator SpoVG — MRITDVRLRTVKNENELKLKAYADVTFEECFVIHGLKVIDGQKGMFVAMPSRKMPDGEYKDIAHPITPELRKDITDSVIAKYKEVMSQEITPIEVVEEEIVEE; from the coding sequence ATGAGAATTACAGATGTAAGATTGAGAACAGTGAAAAATGAAAACGAACTTAAGTTAAAAGCTTATGCAGATGTTACTTTTGAAGAATGTTTTGTAATTCATGGATTGAAAGTAATTGATGGTCAAAAAGGAATGTTTGTTGCTATGCCTTCAAGAAAAATGCCTGATGGGGAATACAAGGATATAGCTCACCCGATAACACCAGAACTTAGAAAGGATATAACAGATTCAGTTATAGCTAAGTATAAAGAGGTTATGTCGCAGGAAATAACACCAATAGAAGTAGTAGAAGAAGAAATTGTAGAAGAATAA